From Bombyx mori chromosome 10, ASM3026992v2, a single genomic window includes:
- the LOC101736520 gene encoding A-kinase anchor protein 1, mitochondrial isoform X6, with protein sequence MEYLQRSSPLELTDEEIDLEIEKIIRIKSIGKEKRMSAGFDKQNLIVSSCTTEPSFVVKELQNNLCSHVQLQQSSPKNSEMHIIDSNHSFSSNVNSNKDLLDSEAECYKKNSTNNGTETFVSEGDTIENTSEGTEGLQPLDVVDEPCNTGDNNDRFSTSQRRLLSERDSANHSPVDPLLASPSMCNFSDNHSEGSSDSGKGCSEAASPPPASLNIVPTETDLRIHQFVLSQNLVGLLIGKHGSFVTQIKAKTGASVYVRRHPESSKQKICAVEGTQSEIEAALDMIKEKFPEKKFPNFSLQEISAELYQKLTPLIPEFLQLVESVNNDTILTCLVSAGHFFLQQPLHPTFPSLHVLHRLMAATYQNPDVPSLPRPVKEGAICAAPTENNWYRAQVISTSEENDTSVVKLVDFGGYLTVDNDQLKQIRSDFMTLPFQATEALLAFVKPANNVEWSGEALRIMAGLTAGQLLHAQVAGYDETGLPLVHLYLTLHPQQVIFLNRELVERGLAEWDVPPDS encoded by the exons CGATCATCCCCTTTGGAACTCACTGACGAAGAAATTGATCTGGAGATAGAAAAAATAATCAGAATAAAATCCATTGGAAAAGAGAAGAGAATGTCAGCTGGCTTTGACAAACAAAATTTGATTGTGAGCTCATGTACTACAGAACCCTCCTTCGTAGTTAAGGAGTTGCAGAATAATTTGTGTTCACATGTTCAGCTCCAACAATCTTCACCTAAAAACTCAGAAATGCACATAATAGACAGTAATCATAGCTTTAGTAGTAATGTAAATTCTAATAAGGATCTGCTTGATTCAGAAGcagaatgttataaaaaaaatagtacaaacAATGGGACTGAGACCTTTGTGTCTGAAGGTGATACAATAGAAAATACCTCTGAAGGTACAGAAGGATTACAACCACTTGATGTTGTTGATGAACCCTGCAATACAGGTGACAACAATGATAGGTTTTCCACTTCACAAAGAAGACTCCTTTCGGAGAGGGACTCTGCTAATCATAGTCCTGTTGATCCTTTATTAGCTAGTCCCTCAATGTGCAATTTTTCAGATAATCACAGTGAG GGTTCAAGTGACAGTGGTAAAGGCTGTTCTGAGGCTGCTAGCCCTCCTCCTGCCAGTTTAAATATAGTTCCAACAGAAACAGACCTTAGGATACACCAATTTGTTTTATCTCAAAATCTTGTAGGTCTTTTAATAGGAAAACATGGTTCATTTGTGACTCAAATTAAAGCCAAAACTGGTGCAAGTGTTTACGTCAGAAGGCATCCTGAATCTTCCAAACAGAAAATATGTGCAGTTGAAG gAACACAAAGTGAAATAGAAGCAGCTTTAGATATGATAAAAGAAAAATTTCCTGAAAAAAAATTCCCAAACTTCTCACTGCAAGAAATCAGTGCTGAACTCTACCAAAAACTCACACCTCTCATCCCTGAGTTTTTACAA TTGGTCGAATCTGTGAATAACGACACGATATTGACGTGTCTGGTGAGTGCGGGGCACTTCTTCCTCCAGCAGCCCCTGCACCCCACGTTTCCGTCGCTGCACGTGCTTCACCGGCTAATGGCCGCCACGTACCAGAACCCGGATGTGCCGTCGTTGCCACGCCCCGTGAAAG AGGGAGCTATCTGTGCTGCGCCTACTGAAAATAATTGGTATCGCGCCCAAGTGATATCTACCTCTGAAGAGAATGATACATCTGTCGTGAAACTAGTGGACTTCGGTGGATATCTCACTGTTGACAACGATCAGCTCAAACAGATCCGCTCCGATTTTATGACACTGCCTTTCCAGGCGACGGAGGCTCTCTTAGCATTTGTGAAACCAGCTAACAATG TAGAGTGGAGCGGAGAGGCTTTACGTATAATGGCCGGTTTGACCGCGGGGCAGCTCCTACACGCGCAGGTCGCAGGCTACGACGAGACTGGCCTGCCTCTTGTACATCTATACCTCACATTACATCCTCAA cAAGTCATATTCCTGAATAGAGAGCTAGTAGAACGCGGACTGGCGGAGTGGGATGTTCCACCAGACTCCTGA